Proteins encoded together in one Solanum lycopersicum chromosome 7, SLM_r2.1 window:
- the LOC101248692 gene encoding WRKY transcription factor 30: MSDNNPFNHDYAFPFFGENPSIYGNQANNTQNPHHNHHDFDYSSSYMSNLTECLHGGSMDHYNTLSSAFGMNNCSSSSEVVCPQPSIDHHQECSRKNINSVDNQIPLTPNSLISSSSNSEVGGCHEEDSSKIKKDDDQCELDGDDDDDDNKSKKVGKLAKKKGEKKQKEPRFAFMTKSEIDNLEDGYRWRKYGQKAVKNSPFPRSYYRCTSQKCSVKKRVERSYEDPSIVITTYEGQHNHHCPATLRGNAAAALLSPSFLSSTQQQLYHNPNEQQIFYNPNIPINNSFYNNNYHQQQPQLGPDYQYGLFQDMVASLINKREP; this comes from the exons atccctcaatttatggTAATCAAGCCAATAACACACAAAACcctcatcataatcatcatgatTTTGACTATTCTTCATCTTATATGAGTAATCTCACAGAGTGTTTACATGGAGGGTCAATGGATCATTACAACACTTTGTCAAGTGCTTTTGGGATGAATAATTGTTCATCATCCTCTGAAGTTGTTTGTCCACAACCATCAATAGATCATCATCAAGAATGTTCTAGAAAGAATATTAATAGTGTTGATAATCAAATTCCATTAACACCTAATTCATTAATCTCTTCATCTTCTAATAGTGAGGTTGGTGGATGTCATGAagaagattcttcaaaaatcaagaaagatgATGATCAGTGTGAATTAGAtggagatgatgatgatgatgataataagtCTAAGAAAGT GGGGAAATTGGCAaagaagaaaggagaaaagaaacaaaaggaACCAAGATTTGCATTTATGACCAAGAGTGAGATTGATAATCTTGAAGATGGCTATAGATGGAGAAAATATGGTCAGAAGGCAGTGAAGAACAGTCCTTTTCCAAG GAGTTATTATAGGTGCACAAGTCAAAAGTGTAGTGTGAAGAAACGTGTTGAAAGATCATATGAAGACCCATCAATTGTGATCACTACATATGAAGGCCAACATAACCATCATTGTCCAGCTACTCTTAGAGGAAATGCTGCTGCTGCTTTATTATCTCCATCCTTTTTATCCTCCACACAAcaacaattatatcataatccAAATGAACAACAAATTTTCTATAATCCAAATATTCCTATAAATAATTCcttctataataataattatcatcaacaacaaccTCAATTAGGCCCTGACTATCAATATGGACTATTTCAAGATATGGTTGCATCATTGATCAACAAAAGAGAGCCATGA